In Brachyspira pilosicoli, the genomic window GATATAACAAAACTTATCATTATAAATGTTGGACTTTTAGGTTTATGGTTTGCTTTTTTAGGAATATGTTTTTTAAGCTCTGTAAGTTTTTCTTCTACATCAATGTCTCTTTGGGTTGGTTCTGGGCTTTGTATATTTTTTATACTTTTTCAAATGATATCAAGGGTGGGGGAGAAGGCAGAGTTTTTTAAATATTTAAGTATCATAACATTGTTTGCACCGTCTAAATATAGCACTGATTTTAATGTATTTTTAATTGGTGGTATATGTTTATTTGCTATTGGAATATTAACTAATATATTGGCTGTTATTATATTTAATAAAAGAGATATTTCTGTTTAAAATTATTAATAAAATAAAAAAGGGTATTAACAAATAATTAATACCCTTAAACACTTATATGAATTATTTAATTTTCTTCTCTGTATACATAGAAAAATCTATTCATACCTAATTTATCAAATACAACACCTTTCAAATTAGGGCGCATTAAAGCTGATGTTGTATGGAAATATAAAGGTATTATAGGCATATCATTTATAAGTATTTTTTCAGCATCATGAAAAGCTTTCATTCTTACAGCATTATCTCCGCTATTCATAGCGATATTTATAAGTCTATCATATTCAGGATTATTGTAGCTTGAATGATTTTGGTCGCTATAGCTTAAAAACATAGCTAAGAATGTAAGAGGGTCATTATAATCTGCAAGCCAACTATGCATAGCTATTTCAAAATTTTTATCAACTCTTGTTTGCTGAAATACTGCCCATTCCTCAGCAGAGAAAGTAACATCTATATTTAATACCTCTTTCCACATTTGCTGTATAGGTTCAAATATCTCTAAATTTCCCCCTCCTTGATTTGATTTAAACTCTATTACCGGAAAACCTTCACCATTAGGATAACCAGCCTCTGCTAATAATGCTCTTGCTTTTTCTATATTTTCCTGATGTTTATCTTCACTTACTTCATAATAATTTCCGCCATTTTGTCTGAAATCTCCTTCAACATCAGATACACCATAAGGAACAAAAGCAGCAGCTGGTATCTGTCCTCCTTTAGTAACATTTTTTACAATGTAATTTCTATCAATAGCCAAAGTTAAAGCCTGTCTTACTTTAGGATCTTTTAGAACATCATTAGTACAGTTAATCATATAAAAATATATACCCAAACTTACATTAGTTTGTATAAAGCCCTCATTTCTAAGTGCTTCTATTTCCTGAACAGGAGGAGCTCCGCCATAATCTAAACTTCCATCTTTTATGCTTGCAACTGATACTGTAGGGTTATCCATAAGTATAAATTCTAATTCATTAGGTATTATTGTTGAAGCATTCCAATAGTTTGTATTTTTCTCTAAAATTAATCTATCATCAATTCTTCTTTCTTTCATTATAAAAGGTCCATTTCCTATATATGTTGAAGCATCTCTTGTCCATGAATCAGGATTAGCTTCCACTATATCTTTTCTTACAGGAAATAAAGTAGGGAAGGCTGTTAATTCCAAAAAATATGCAGTAGGGGCTTTTAATGTTACTTCTAATGTTTTTTCATCTAAAGCCTTTACACCTAAATTAGATTTATCCATTTTTCCTTCTGTTATCTCTTTAGCATTCAATATTGGTTCTAACTGGTAGCTATATCCGCTTGCAACTATAGGATCAACTGCCCTTTGCCAAGAATATACAAAATCTTCAGCTTTAACTTTTTGCCCATCTGACCATTTAGCATCATCTCTTATATGAAATGTGTAAGTTAAACCGTCATCGCTTATTTCCCAGCTTTCAGCGGCTCCTGCTGCAATTTTATTATCTTTGTCCTTAGTTGTAAGACCTTCAAATATATGAACTATATATGTAGCACCGTCTATAGAAGTATTTAATGTAGGATCTATTGTTTGCGGTTCTGGTCCTATTCTTATTTTTATAGCATTAGAAGAAGTTTTCTGGCAACTTATAGCTATAAAAATAATAAATAAAGTTAGTAAAAAAATCTTTTTTATCATTTTTGTACCCCGGATTGTATTTTTATATATTTATTATAGTAAAATAAATGAGTAATTTCAATTTTTTATTAATAATATATTAATATATTAGTTTATATAGTTACAATAATAATGATTTAATATCTCAATAAAACTATTTATAGTAAAATATATAATTGTATTGTGATAATAAATAAAAAGATAATTTATTATAATATATTTTTTGATTTAATTATATTATATAAATTCTAATAAAGTAATTTTTTGTATCAATAATGTTATTTTTCAATATATGATTTATATGAATACATATTTCCAATATAATATGTGTCAATATATTCTAATATTCTATTGTCTTTTAGTTCTGTAATATGAGAAACTTTTAATAAGGCTTCATTTTTTATTTTTAATATTTTTTTTTGTTCTTCTGTTGGTAAAGTTGCAGTTATTGTTAGCGATGCATTTCCTATGCTCAATCCAAATTCTTGCACATATTCAAAAAAAGAGCCTTCAAGCCTTGAAACATCTATTATTGGTAAAGTTTTTGTAGGAACATAGTCATAACTAACTGCAAAAATGATTCCATTTCCTGTTCTTAATCTTGAGAAATAATGTATAAAATCATCATTTTCCGCTTTTAATTTTAAAGTAATTTCTTCTGGTATTTCTGATGCTCTTAATATTCTATATTCTAATAATTTAGCACCTGCTACCATTCCTATTGATTTCATGTCTTCTGTAAAACTTCTAGGAGTTTTTTTCAAAGTTTTTTCTATAAATTGACTATTTACAAAACTTCCCTTGCCAGAAATTCTTTTTATATAACCTCGAGATACTAATGAAGTGATAGCTCTATTAACTGTCATTCTACTAGTTTCAAATGTTTTACATAATTCAATTTCTGTAGGAATTTGGTCTCCAAATTGAAGCTTTTTATCTTTTATATCTTTTAGTATACTATTTTCTATAATTTTATATTTGGTTTCTTTTTTCATAATTTGCATATTATATATTTTTTATTAGTGTTATATAATATCATATTTCTATGCTTTTTTGAATATATAGCCCTCAATTAAAAATTAAGGGCTATATAATGTAAATTAAATAAACAATGTTATTTATCAATAGTATATTGATCTCTTATACCATCTAATTTTTTACTGCCTATTCTTTTATGAAAGTTAGGGTCTTTAGGTATATCGGGATTAATTCCTAATTGGTAAGCACCTAAGCAAGCTACTATTTGTAATGGTATTATATATTCCCATTGTCCAAATAGTTTATCTTCTGTAAAATCACATTTTAAATATTTATCAGAATTTACTTGTATATCTTTTGAAGAAATTAAATAATGATGCGAAGTCCATTCTGATAAAATCTCAATTAGTTTTACAGTTCTATCTTTGTAATCTCCATCTGATGCTAAATAAAATATATGCGCACTATCTGTTATTGAATTATATATGCCATGGAAAAACTCTTCTATATCATATCCAGCAACTCCTTCTCTAACTGTTTCTAATATCTTCAAAGCTCCTTCCAAAACATCAGCATAATTATTTTCATATCCAACAACTATTATTCTTTTAGCATTTATGAATTCTTTAGATATTCTATCAAACCATTTTGTTGCCTCTTCAATAATATTTGGCATATTATCAATAACTTTTAACATGCGCTCTATATATCTATTTTCATCGTTTGAAGATATTTGCTCTTTTTTTAGCATAAGTTCCATTATCATTAGCATTAAAGTTATTATAGTTCCTTCAAAACCTTTTGTCTTTGCCCCACATTTTTCATTTCCTATTTCTATTAAGGTTTTTGTATTAGAATATTCAAATATTAATGCTGTTGGATTTTCAGATATTGCAGCGGTGT contains:
- a CDS encoding GntR family transcriptional regulator; this translates as MKKETKYKIIENSILKDIKDKKLQFGDQIPTEIELCKTFETSRMTVNRAITSLVSRGYIKRISGKGSFVNSQFIEKTLKKTPRSFTEDMKSIGMVAGAKLLEYRILRASEIPEEITLKLKAENDDFIHYFSRLRTGNGIIFAVSYDYVPTKTLPIIDVSRLEGSFFEYVQEFGLSIGNASLTITATLPTEEQKKILKIKNEALLKVSHITELKDNRILEYIDTYYIGNMYSYKSYIEK
- a CDS encoding peptide ABC transporter substrate-binding protein; this encodes MIKKIFLLTLFIIFIAISCQKTSSNAIKIRIGPEPQTIDPTLNTSIDGATYIVHIFEGLTTKDKDNKIAAGAAESWEISDDGLTYTFHIRDDAKWSDGQKVKAEDFVYSWQRAVDPIVASGYSYQLEPILNAKEITEGKMDKSNLGVKALDEKTLEVTLKAPTAYFLELTAFPTLFPVRKDIVEANPDSWTRDASTYIGNGPFIMKERRIDDRLILEKNTNYWNASTIIPNELEFILMDNPTVSVASIKDGSLDYGGAPPVQEIEALRNEGFIQTNVSLGIYFYMINCTNDVLKDPKVRQALTLAIDRNYIVKNVTKGGQIPAAAFVPYGVSDVEGDFRQNGGNYYEVSEDKHQENIEKARALLAEAGYPNGEGFPVIEFKSNQGGGNLEIFEPIQQMWKEVLNIDVTFSAEEWAVFQQTRVDKNFEIAMHSWLADYNDPLTFLAMFLSYSDQNHSSYNNPEYDRLINIAMNSGDNAVRMKAFHDAEKILINDMPIIPLYFHTTSALMRPNLKGVVFDKLGMNRFFYVYREEN
- a CDS encoding SIS domain-containing protein is translated as MEKNVSKMYEYIVETPVVLKHILENRKKITQEFANYYKDINIEQIYIVGSGTSYHAGVAAKKFLEEIFPGKVFCMYPTQFARSEKVINKNTLVIGISQGGQSLSTVEGLNSAKEKGLYTAAISENPTALIFEYSNTKTLIEIGNEKCGAKTKGFEGTIITLMLMIMELMLKKEQISSNDENRYIERMLKVIDNMPNIIEEATKWFDRISKEFINAKRIIVVGYENNYADVLEGALKILETVREGVAGYDIEEFFHGIYNSITDSAHIFYLASDGDYKDRTVKLIEILSEWTSHHYLISSKDIQVNSDKYLKCDFTEDKLFGQWEYIIPLQIVACLGAYQLGINPDIPKDPNFHKRIGSKKLDGIRDQYTIDK